The following DNA comes from Phytohabitans rumicis.
TAGACAGTTAGGTTACCTATCTAAGGTGATGGCGGGCACCTCCGTCAATGCCGTCACGAGATCGGTGAGCACGGACAGGCCGTCCTCGCTCAGCACCGACTCGGGGTGGAACTGCACCCCGGCGAAGCGTGGCCCGCGCAGCGCGTGCACCGCCCCGTCGGCCGGATCCCGGGCCACTTCGACCGGCCCGTACGCCGTGGCCAGCAGGTCGGCGTCGGCCAGCGCGGTGAACGTGGAGTAGAAGCCCACCCGGCAGGTGCGCCCGAACAGGTCGATCTCCCGCTGCAACCCCTGGTACGGCGCGTCCCGCCGGTGCAGCCGCAGCCCGAGCAGCCCGGCCAGGATCTGCTGCCCCAGGCACACCGCCAGCAGCGGCGCCCCGCTGTGCAGGCGGGCGGCGATCAGGTCGCGCATCGCCGCCATCTTCGGGTCGTCCACGACGGTCGGGTCCCCAGGCCCGGGCCCGGCCACGACCAGGTCGAACTCGCCGACCGAGCCGTGCTCCGTCCACGGCCGGCGGGTCACCACCAGGCCCAGCGACCGCATCTGGTGCGCCAGCATGCCGGTGAACGTGTCCTCCGCGTCCACGATCAGCACCCGCGGCGCGCCGTCCACCGTGTCGGTTCCTCGGCGCTCGTCCAGCCAGAAGCGGGCCAGCCGTGCGTTGCGGTCGATCAGAGCCGCCCGGACATCCGGGTCGTCCGCAAGGCGTACCCCTGACTCGCTGGACTGCCGGGGAGCCGCAGCCGGCCGCAGACCCAGCGCGGCGAGGACGCCGGCGGCCTTGATGTGTGTCTCGGCGACCTCGCCGGCGGCGGTCGAGTGGCGGACCAGCGTGGCGCCCACCGGCACCCGCAACCGGCCGTCCGGGGTCAGCTCCGCGGTCCGGATGAGGATCGGCGCGTCCAGCGTCTGCCGGCCGGCCTCGTCGTTCCCGAGCAGCGCGAGCACGCCCGCGTAGTAGCGCCGGCCCCGCCCCTCGTGCCGGGCGATCACCCGGAAGGCGTTCTCGATCGGGCTGCCGGTGACCGTCGGCGCGAACATCGTCTCCCGCAGCACCTCCCGCACGTCCCGCGAGCCGCGCCCGGCCAGCAGGTACTCGGTGTGGGTCAGGTGCGCCATCTCCTTCAGGTACGGCCCG
Coding sequences within:
- a CDS encoding anthranilate synthase family protein produces the protein MDLLTKLLTADTPPPFALLRREGAEHIEVFTGDVTTADRLADIPLPPGQPGPRTLALVPYRQITERGFACVDDGAPLECLAIATTAEVPLAAALAALPQAPVAARDGGFDISDEEYADTVGAVLRDEIGRGEGANFVIHRTYTARVDHPLRAALAAFRRLLLHERGAYWTFVVHTGTRTLVGATPERHVSVEDGLVMMNPISGTFRHPDGPADRDALLRFLADPKEIDELYMVLDEELKMMATVAEHGGQVVGPYLKEMAHLTHTEYLLAGRGSRDVREVLRETMFAPTVTGSPIENAFRVIARHEGRGRRYYAGVLALLGNDEAGRQTLDAPILIRTAELTPDGRLRVPVGATLVRHSTAAGEVAETHIKAAGVLAALGLRPAAAPRQSSESGVRLADDPDVRAALIDRNARLARFWLDERRGTDTVDGAPRVLIVDAEDTFTGMLAHQMRSLGLVVTRRPWTEHGSVGEFDLVVAGPGPGDPTVVDDPKMAAMRDLIAARLHSGAPLLAVCLGQQILAGLLGLRLHRRDAPYQGLQREIDLFGRTCRVGFYSTFTALADADLLATAYGPVEVARDPADGAVHALRGPRFAGVQFHPESVLSEDGLSVLTDLVTALTEVPAITLDR